One region of Mycolicibacterium rhodesiae NBB3 genomic DNA includes:
- a CDS encoding metallophosphoesterase family protein, which produces MRFVHTADWQLGMTRYFLNGEAQPRYSAARRDVVAGLKQLTAHTGAEFVVVAGDVFEHNQLAPRDISQSLEAIRGIGVPVYLLPGNHDPLDASSVYTSPLFLAECPDNVTVLDKPGVHQVRPGLELVAAPWTSKAPVDDPVASVLDDLPADGTARIVVGHGGVDIFVPDKDRPSLIRLAALEAAIARGAVHYVALGDKHSRMQVGSSGRIWYSGSPEVTNYDDIETDPGHVLVVDIDEADPGSPVRVEPHKVGRWRFVTLRRCVDSSRDIADLDLNLDLLPDKDRTVVRVGLTGSLTVTDKAALDACLDKYSRLFAALTLWDKQSDIAVTPADGEFDDLGIGGFAAAAVDELVIAARSDGDDADDARAALALLLRLADRGVA; this is translated from the coding sequence ATGCGATTCGTACACACAGCCGACTGGCAGCTCGGCATGACCCGCTACTTCCTCAACGGTGAGGCGCAGCCGCGTTATTCGGCCGCGCGCCGTGATGTCGTGGCCGGCTTGAAGCAGCTGACCGCGCACACCGGGGCCGAGTTCGTCGTCGTGGCGGGCGATGTCTTCGAGCACAATCAACTGGCTCCCCGCGACATCAGCCAGTCGCTGGAGGCGATTCGCGGTATCGGCGTTCCCGTCTACCTGCTGCCGGGCAATCATGATCCGCTCGACGCGTCGTCGGTCTACACCAGCCCGCTGTTCCTCGCGGAGTGCCCTGACAACGTGACGGTCCTCGACAAGCCCGGTGTGCACCAGGTGCGGCCCGGGCTGGAGCTCGTCGCGGCACCGTGGACGTCCAAGGCCCCGGTTGACGATCCGGTCGCCTCCGTGCTCGATGATCTGCCTGCCGACGGAACCGCCCGCATCGTCGTCGGCCACGGCGGCGTCGACATCTTCGTTCCGGACAAGGACCGGCCGTCGCTGATTCGGTTGGCGGCGCTGGAGGCCGCCATCGCCCGCGGCGCCGTGCACTATGTCGCGTTGGGCGACAAACACTCTCGTATGCAGGTTGGATCCAGCGGCCGCATCTGGTACTCGGGCTCGCCGGAGGTCACCAACTACGACGACATCGAGACCGATCCCGGGCACGTGCTGGTGGTCGACATCGACGAGGCCGATCCGGGCTCGCCGGTCCGCGTCGAACCGCACAAGGTCGGTCGGTGGCGGTTCGTGACGCTGCGTCGCTGCGTGGACAGCAGCCGCGACATCGCCGATCTCGACCTCAATCTGGATCTGCTGCCGGACAAGGACCGCACGGTGGTGCGCGTCGGGCTGACGGGTTCATTGACGGTGACCGACAAGGCCGCACTCGATGCGTGCCTCGACAAGTACTCGCGGCTGTTCGCCGCACTCACCCTGTGGGACAAGCAGTCTGACATCGCGGTGACACCCGCCGACGGTGAATTCGACGACCTCGGGATCGGTGGCTTTGCCGCGGCGGCGGTCGACGAGTTGGTCATTGCGGCGCGGTCCGACGGGGACGACGCCGACGATGCCCGCGCGGCGCTGGCGCTGCTGTTGCGGCTGGCCGACAGGGGTGTGGCGTGA
- a CDS encoding DUF3558 domain-containing protein, with protein MSLARRTARALIVPVAAISVLAGCTSTVDGTATKSGSGDTPRNNDSERTYPNLQKECDVLTTDILAETVEADPLDIQSTFVGAVCRWQAANPKGLVDITRFWFEEGSLSNEREVADQLGYQVESKSVAGIESIVMRPTNDPNGSCGVASDAAGVVGWWVNPQSPGSDACAMALKLMELTLATRA; from the coding sequence ATGAGCCTTGCCCGCCGCACCGCACGCGCTCTGATCGTGCCGGTCGCCGCAATCTCGGTGCTCGCAGGGTGCACCAGCACCGTCGACGGGACCGCGACGAAGTCGGGTTCCGGCGATACGCCCCGGAACAACGACTCCGAGCGGACGTATCCGAATCTGCAGAAAGAGTGCGACGTCCTGACGACGGACATCCTCGCCGAGACGGTCGAGGCGGATCCGCTCGACATTCAGAGCACCTTCGTCGGTGCGGTCTGCCGCTGGCAGGCGGCCAACCCGAAGGGGCTGGTCGACATCACCCGGTTCTGGTTCGAAGAGGGCAGTCTGTCCAATGAACGCGAGGTGGCCGACCAGCTCGGCTACCAGGTCGAGAGCAAGTCGGTGGCCGGTATCGAATCCATCGTGATGCGGCCGACGAACGATCCGAACGGCTCCTGCGGCGTCGCCAGTGATGCCGCGGGCGTGGTCGGCTGGTGGGTCAATCCGCAGAGCCCGGGCAGCGACGCGTGCGCGATGGCGCTCAAGCTCATGGAGCTGACGCTGGCCACGCGCGCCTGA
- a CDS encoding SixA phosphatase family protein, with product MSDSFRTLLLLRHAKSDYPPGVADHERPLAPRGIREAALAGDWLRAHAPAVDAVLCSTAKRTRETLERTRIDAPVEFVDRLYESTPGTVIDEINRVASRFDGDVSTLLVIGHEPTMSALSLGLATEEGSNDAAADRILAKYPTSAIAVLRTGQSWDRLTLNSAALVDFHVPR from the coding sequence GTGAGCGACTCCTTCCGCACGTTGTTGCTGCTCCGTCACGCCAAGTCGGACTACCCACCCGGTGTCGCTGACCACGAGCGCCCTCTCGCCCCTCGCGGCATTCGGGAGGCCGCACTGGCCGGCGACTGGCTGCGTGCGCACGCCCCCGCAGTGGATGCGGTGCTGTGTTCGACGGCCAAGCGCACCCGCGAGACGCTGGAGCGGACCCGCATCGACGCGCCCGTCGAGTTCGTCGATCGTCTCTACGAGTCGACACCCGGCACGGTGATCGACGAAATCAACCGGGTCGCCTCACGATTCGACGGCGACGTGTCGACCCTGCTCGTCATCGGGCACGAACCCACAATGTCCGCTCTTTCGCTCGGATTGGCCACCGAGGAAGGCAGCAATGATGCCGCGGCCGATCGCATCCTGGCGAAGTACCCGACCTCGGCGATCGCAGTGCTGCGTACCGGCCAGAGTTGGGATCGGCTGACGCTGAACAGCGCCGCGCTGGTCGACTTCCACGTGCCGAGGTAG
- a CDS encoding GMC family oxidoreductase, with amino-acid sequence MAPRLRRVDADYIVVGTGSAGSVVANRLSADPSASVVVLEAGPKDKDKFIHIPAGFSKLMRSPVDWDYLTEPQKELDGREIYWPRGRMLGGSSSMNAMMWVRGFAADYDEWGAAAGDQWDYAHLEPYLRRIESGPLSIARQRSPRTSTAAWLRAVEECGYPVEEPNQAEPQGFCETRVTQRRGARWSTADAYLRPALKRPNLTLLTEATVTKVLFDGRRAAGVEFDKSGNRQVVRARREVVLCGGAINSPQLLMLSGIGDRDQIGEHGIDTLVQSPGVGANLMDHLVVPLGFDVPNDTLFAAEKPLELLNYLIRRRGMLTSNVGEAYGFVKSRPDLELPDLELIFAPAPYFEEGLGDPYPNHAVVMGPILLKPYSSGTITLRSADPKDKPIIDPRYLTDPAGADREALMSGLRMCATIAKSPALSGIIGKIARPLNATVLDDDTLDRALNSLSHTLYHPVGTCRMGGDEASVVDPQLRVRGVEGLRVADASVMPTIIRGHTHAPSVLIGEKAADLIRSA; translated from the coding sequence ATGGCTCCTAGACTCCGGCGAGTGGATGCCGACTACATCGTCGTGGGAACGGGCTCTGCCGGATCGGTAGTGGCCAACCGCCTCAGCGCGGATCCGTCCGCCAGCGTCGTGGTGCTCGAAGCCGGGCCTAAGGACAAGGACAAGTTCATCCACATTCCGGCGGGCTTCTCCAAGCTCATGCGCAGCCCGGTTGACTGGGATTACCTGACCGAGCCGCAGAAAGAACTCGACGGACGCGAGATCTATTGGCCGCGAGGCAGAATGCTCGGCGGCTCGTCGTCGATGAACGCGATGATGTGGGTGCGCGGCTTCGCCGCGGACTACGACGAGTGGGGTGCCGCCGCCGGTGATCAGTGGGACTACGCGCACCTCGAACCCTATCTGCGGCGCATCGAGAGCGGCCCGCTGTCGATCGCGCGCCAGCGAAGCCCGCGTACGTCCACCGCCGCCTGGCTCAGAGCCGTCGAGGAATGTGGGTATCCAGTCGAGGAACCCAACCAGGCTGAGCCACAGGGATTCTGCGAAACGCGCGTGACGCAGCGCCGCGGCGCGAGGTGGAGCACTGCAGACGCGTACCTGCGACCCGCGCTCAAGCGGCCTAACCTCACGCTGCTGACCGAAGCCACCGTGACGAAGGTGCTCTTCGACGGGCGCCGTGCCGCCGGTGTCGAGTTCGACAAGAGCGGAAACAGGCAGGTGGTGCGGGCACGGCGCGAGGTGGTGCTGTGCGGTGGGGCGATCAACAGCCCGCAATTGTTGATGCTCTCCGGAATAGGCGATCGCGACCAGATCGGCGAGCACGGCATCGACACGCTTGTGCAGTCACCGGGTGTCGGCGCCAACCTGATGGATCACCTGGTCGTTCCGCTGGGCTTCGACGTCCCGAACGACACACTCTTCGCGGCCGAGAAGCCACTTGAACTTCTCAACTACCTCATCCGCAGACGCGGCATGCTCACGTCCAACGTCGGCGAGGCCTACGGGTTCGTGAAGAGCCGCCCCGATCTCGAATTGCCCGATCTCGAGCTGATCTTCGCTCCCGCCCCGTACTTCGAGGAGGGCCTCGGCGACCCGTACCCGAACCACGCGGTCGTCATGGGTCCGATCCTGCTGAAGCCCTACAGCAGCGGCACCATCACGCTGCGGTCCGCCGACCCGAAGGACAAGCCGATCATCGATCCGCGTTATCTCACCGACCCCGCGGGTGCAGATCGCGAGGCGTTGATGTCGGGCCTGCGCATGTGCGCGACGATCGCGAAATCGCCCGCGCTGAGCGGCATCATCGGGAAGATCGCTCGACCTCTCAACGCCACGGTCCTGGACGACGACACGTTGGACCGGGCACTGAACTCGTTGTCGCACACGCTCTATCACCCCGTCGGGACGTGCCGGATGGGTGGCGACGAGGCGAGCGTCGTCGACCCGCAGTTGCGGGTCCGCGGTGTCGAAGGCCTGCGCGTCGCAGACGCATCGGTGATGCCGACGATCATCCGCGGGCACACCCACGCCCCCAGCGTGCTGATCGGCGAAAAGGCGGCAGACCTCATCCGGTCGGCGTAA
- a CDS encoding AAA family ATPase: MKLHRMVLTNYRGITHREIEFPDRGVVVVSGANEIGKSSMIEALDLLLEAKDRSSKKEIKQVKPTHADVGAEITAEISTGPYRFVYRKRFHKRCETELTVLAPRREQLTGDEAHDRVRAMLDETVDTCLWQAQRIMQTASTGAVDLSGCDALSRALDIAAGEAVELSGGEPLLVDRIEAEYLGYFTRTGRPTGQWAAATTRLRSADDEVARCAAAMAEVDDAVRRHTELTPELARLTAERADAAERLATAKAAADAVAALAGQLKQAEQVASAADAIRTASVAAVDGRRKLAEQIDERAAAIVELEAAASAAAEALGSAAEVQQAADILAEQARTAMSTAQVRAETARRNVDQLAARDEADRVASLLAKIAGAQRDLDRTDAELAGIALTGAGMRAIETAQAAVDVAVGQVELVSAQVELVAIGDIEVRLDGQSHTLAAGQKWATSVSAQTDIEVPGVLTARVAPGTPASQTQAKLAAAQEVLASALLAAGVTDVAAARTLDQRRQLLLANRDRLASRIEALTGDASVARLQARLAELTARQPAAADLFGIDPDAARAELDAATAAVTQAIADCDKHRKVAEAAAKQLGERETRAALLRDKLATEHGQITLARDELARQRAEITDDELTVKADAHAEEARRASVLVAELSAELAGAAPDTVAATLSEAARRAEAVDRSHDDVAEALREVKTQLKVYGTEGRKGQLDAAETEREHAEAEYLRVQRRARAAELLRSVITRHRDATRLRYVDPFRSEVERLGRLVFGSSFEVEIDSDLKICSRTVSGRTVPYESLSGGAKEQLGIVARLAGAALVAKEDTVPVVIDDALGFTDADRLVKMGAVFNAVGGDGQVIVLTCSPQRYAAVDGAHHIALTS; the protein is encoded by the coding sequence GTGAAACTGCATCGCATGGTTCTGACCAACTATCGCGGCATCACCCACCGCGAGATCGAGTTCCCCGATCGCGGTGTGGTGGTGGTGAGCGGCGCCAACGAGATCGGCAAGTCGTCGATGATCGAGGCGTTGGACCTCCTGCTCGAGGCCAAGGACCGGTCGTCGAAGAAAGAGATCAAGCAGGTCAAGCCGACGCACGCCGACGTCGGCGCCGAGATCACCGCCGAAATATCCACCGGGCCTTATCGATTCGTCTATCGCAAGCGATTCCACAAGCGATGCGAGACGGAGCTGACGGTGCTGGCACCTCGGCGTGAGCAGCTGACCGGCGACGAGGCCCACGACCGGGTCCGGGCCATGCTGGACGAGACCGTCGATACCTGCCTGTGGCAGGCGCAACGGATCATGCAGACCGCCTCCACCGGCGCGGTGGACCTGTCGGGCTGCGATGCGCTGTCGCGCGCGCTGGACATCGCAGCCGGGGAGGCCGTGGAACTGTCGGGCGGCGAACCCCTTCTCGTCGACCGGATCGAGGCGGAGTATCTCGGCTACTTCACCAGGACAGGCCGCCCCACCGGGCAGTGGGCCGCCGCGACGACCCGGCTGCGCTCCGCCGACGATGAGGTGGCCCGGTGCGCGGCCGCCATGGCGGAGGTCGACGATGCGGTCCGGCGGCATACCGAACTCACCCCGGAGCTGGCCCGGCTGACCGCCGAGCGCGCCGACGCCGCCGAACGACTCGCGACGGCCAAAGCCGCGGCCGACGCGGTAGCCGCGCTCGCCGGCCAGCTCAAGCAGGCGGAGCAGGTCGCTTCGGCCGCGGACGCCATCCGCACGGCGTCGGTCGCCGCTGTCGACGGACGGCGCAAGCTGGCCGAGCAGATCGACGAGCGGGCCGCGGCGATCGTCGAGCTCGAAGCGGCGGCCTCAGCTGCCGCGGAGGCCCTGGGCAGCGCCGCAGAGGTCCAGCAGGCGGCCGACATCCTGGCCGAGCAGGCACGGACGGCGATGTCCACCGCGCAGGTGCGTGCCGAGACGGCCCGTCGCAACGTCGACCAGCTGGCGGCCCGTGACGAAGCCGACCGGGTGGCCTCATTGCTCGCCAAGATCGCAGGGGCACAACGCGATCTGGATCGCACCGACGCCGAGCTCGCGGGTATCGCGCTGACCGGTGCGGGTATGCGGGCCATCGAGACCGCGCAGGCCGCGGTCGACGTGGCCGTCGGTCAGGTCGAGCTGGTGTCCGCGCAGGTGGAATTGGTCGCGATCGGTGACATCGAGGTGCGGCTGGACGGCCAGTCGCACACCCTTGCCGCGGGCCAGAAATGGGCAACGAGCGTCAGCGCGCAGACGGACATCGAAGTCCCGGGTGTACTGACCGCACGCGTGGCGCCGGGCACGCCGGCGTCGCAGACACAGGCCAAACTTGCTGCTGCACAAGAGGTTCTGGCGTCGGCCCTGTTAGCCGCCGGTGTTACCGACGTAGCGGCAGCGCGCACCCTCGATCAGCGGCGTCAACTACTGCTGGCCAACCGGGATCGCCTGGCCAGCCGGATCGAGGCGTTGACCGGCGATGCATCCGTCGCCCGGCTGCAGGCCCGGCTGGCCGAGTTGACCGCACGGCAACCCGCCGCCGCTGACCTCTTCGGAATCGACCCCGATGCCGCGCGTGCCGAACTCGACGCGGCGACGGCCGCCGTCACCCAGGCCATCGCGGACTGCGACAAACACCGCAAGGTCGCTGAGGCGGCGGCAAAACAATTGGGGGAGCGTGAGACCCGCGCTGCTCTGCTGCGCGACAAGCTGGCCACCGAGCACGGCCAGATCACGCTCGCCCGTGACGAACTCGCGCGCCAGCGTGCGGAAATCACTGATGACGAGTTGACCGTCAAGGCCGACGCGCACGCCGAAGAGGCGCGTCGCGCGAGTGTCCTCGTCGCTGAACTCAGCGCTGAGCTCGCGGGCGCGGCGCCAGACACCGTCGCCGCCACACTCAGCGAGGCGGCCCGCCGCGCCGAGGCGGTAGACCGCAGCCACGATGACGTCGCAGAGGCATTGCGCGAGGTGAAGACACAGCTGAAGGTGTACGGCACCGAAGGGCGCAAGGGACAACTCGACGCCGCGGAAACCGAACGCGAGCACGCCGAAGCGGAGTACCTGCGGGTGCAACGGCGCGCCCGTGCCGCCGAGCTGCTGCGGTCGGTGATCACACGGCACCGCGACGCCACCCGGTTGCGCTACGTCGACCCGTTCCGCAGCGAGGTGGAACGGCTCGGCCGCCTGGTGTTCGGCTCCAGCTTCGAGGTCGAGATCGACAGTGACCTGAAGATCTGCAGCCGCACGGTGTCGGGCCGCACGGTGCCGTACGAGTCGTTGTCCGGCGGGGCCAAGGAGCAGTTGGGCATCGTCGCTCGGCTGGCAGGCGCGGCGCTGGTCGCCAAGGAAGACACCGTCCCCGTGGTGATCGACGACGCGCTGGGGTTCACCGACGCCGATCGCCTCGTCAAGATGGGTGCGGTGTTCAATGCGGTGGGCGGCGACGGGCAGGTGATCGTCCTGACCTGCAGCCCGCAGCGCTACGCCGCCGTCGACGGCGCCCACCACATCGCGCTGACCTCCTGA
- a CDS encoding DUF3558 domain-containing protein gives MHGVTSTTRAARTSRNAKALAVAAAAIIPVFAGCSDSEPANPGEVPQSQAPAENATHGPFFPECGGISDQEVISQTRVPGLVNTAKTSVGCQWLSGGSILGPHFSFTWFRGSPIGRERKTEELTRASVEDITIEGKNGFIAVGDDPILGTNLCEIGIGFDDDFIEWSVSYSEKPFPDACEVAKELTRQSIVNSK, from the coding sequence GTGCATGGCGTGACTTCCACGACGCGTGCGGCTCGGACGAGCCGAAACGCCAAGGCGCTGGCGGTGGCGGCTGCGGCCATCATCCCGGTGTTTGCCGGATGCTCGGATTCAGAGCCGGCGAACCCCGGTGAGGTGCCGCAGAGCCAGGCGCCTGCGGAGAATGCAACCCACGGTCCGTTCTTCCCCGAATGCGGCGGGATCAGTGACCAGGAGGTCATTTCGCAGACGCGGGTGCCCGGCTTGGTGAACACCGCGAAGACATCCGTGGGGTGCCAGTGGTTGTCCGGCGGCAGCATCCTGGGGCCCCACTTCTCCTTCACGTGGTTCCGCGGTAGCCCCATCGGACGCGAACGCAAGACCGAGGAACTGACTCGCGCCAGCGTCGAGGACATCACCATCGAGGGCAAGAACGGCTTCATCGCGGTCGGCGACGACCCGATCCTCGGAACCAACCTGTGCGAGATCGGCATCGGATTCGACGACGACTTCATCGAATGGTCGGTCAGCTACAGCGAGAAGCCGTTCCCGGACGCCTGCGAGGTCGCCAAAGAACTCACCCGCCAGTCGATTGTGAACTCCAAATGA
- a CDS encoding DUF1622 domain-containing protein, whose translation MRSEEFFEWATKAFEVLGVSSMVVGFVFAFALSVITWTRTRSGVRSFTTLRQSLGGAILLGLELLVAADIVKTVTSRPSLTDAAILGMIVLIRTVLSFTIEIEIDGVAPWRKALRTGPEVLASATRKSLQSEPDPTA comes from the coding sequence ATGCGTAGCGAAGAGTTCTTCGAATGGGCGACCAAGGCGTTCGAGGTGCTCGGCGTCTCATCGATGGTTGTCGGGTTCGTGTTCGCGTTCGCGCTGTCGGTGATCACGTGGACGCGCACCAGAAGCGGTGTTCGCTCATTCACTACGTTGCGGCAGTCATTGGGGGGAGCAATTCTTCTCGGCCTCGAATTGCTTGTCGCGGCCGACATTGTCAAGACGGTCACGTCTCGACCGTCGCTGACCGATGCCGCCATTCTGGGAATGATCGTCCTCATCCGGACGGTGCTGAGCTTCACCATCGAAATCGAGATCGACGGCGTCGCACCGTGGCGCAAGGCGTTGAGAACCGGCCCTGAAGTGCTGGCCAGCGCGACTCGCAAGTCCTTGCAGTCAGAGCCCGACCCGACCGCCTAG
- a CDS encoding PepSY-associated TM helix domain-containing protein, with protein sequence MRPAKRRADAVALRRIWRLHFWVGLFAAPALVLLACSGLVILYTQPINDWLHRDLYVVASGPETIPLDDQIAVSERNVGADYILDAVIPPAGPESSTRVDFLPPNALSLPAGEADLTQVFVDPYNGRYLGQRSELSGLVGWANQLHRLFGNDGPQVHLPSLGHLIAPSSYPDATIAVGVGNLWMELTAVWILVLMASGIYLWWPRAIEATKPLLRIRWARGGRVRWRDLHALTGVVIAVVLICYVLSGLTWSRYWGENWRAVTAAVTPSTEVDAPSTMARMGDYDRLGRRISWAATDDPVYSSATDGARVPARLSFADIDRLAKGEHMVPGFAIIPPVNVTENGQTVYGSFTVVNAWPQKLSEQRTLYLNQFTGRTITNATAEHDGALSRLTSFGIAMHMGNQLGLLTRIVATLACLGILASALTGLLMWWSRRPSGHSGVPGPVSDVTRANTPRSAVIAVSLGVVVLGIVFPVFGVSVLVVLAVEAVMARRPRKREPDTARDAEEAKAFRAPARRCRRPRIPRPVASRVGAMIRR encoded by the coding sequence ATGAGACCCGCAAAGCGTCGCGCTGATGCGGTTGCGCTGAGGCGCATCTGGCGCCTGCATTTCTGGGTGGGCCTTTTCGCGGCGCCGGCCCTGGTGCTGCTTGCGTGTTCTGGGCTCGTGATCCTGTACACCCAGCCGATCAACGACTGGTTGCACCGCGATCTCTACGTCGTCGCCTCTGGACCGGAGACGATTCCGCTCGACGACCAGATCGCCGTCTCCGAGCGAAACGTCGGCGCCGACTACATCCTCGACGCCGTCATCCCACCCGCGGGCCCGGAGAGTTCGACTCGAGTCGACTTTCTGCCTCCGAATGCACTCTCGCTCCCCGCGGGCGAAGCCGACCTGACCCAGGTGTTCGTCGACCCGTACAACGGGCGGTATCTGGGCCAGCGCAGTGAGCTGTCCGGCCTCGTCGGGTGGGCCAATCAGCTGCACCGGCTGTTCGGCAACGACGGGCCACAAGTGCACCTGCCGTCCCTCGGACATCTGATCGCGCCGTCGTCCTATCCCGACGCCACCATTGCCGTCGGGGTCGGAAATCTCTGGATGGAACTCACGGCGGTCTGGATCCTGGTGCTGATGGCCAGCGGGATCTACCTGTGGTGGCCGCGGGCGATCGAGGCCACCAAGCCGCTGCTGAGGATCCGATGGGCAAGAGGCGGGCGGGTCCGGTGGCGAGATCTGCATGCCCTCACCGGTGTGGTGATCGCCGTCGTCCTGATCTGCTACGTGCTCTCGGGGTTGACATGGTCGCGTTACTGGGGTGAGAACTGGCGGGCCGTGACGGCCGCCGTCACTCCATCGACCGAGGTGGACGCACCCTCGACGATGGCGAGGATGGGCGACTACGACCGCCTCGGCCGGCGCATCTCCTGGGCGGCGACCGACGACCCGGTCTACTCCTCTGCCACCGATGGCGCTCGAGTGCCTGCGCGTTTGTCGTTCGCCGACATCGACAGGCTCGCCAAGGGCGAGCACATGGTCCCCGGCTTCGCGATCATCCCGCCGGTGAATGTGACCGAGAACGGTCAGACGGTGTACGGCAGTTTCACGGTGGTCAATGCGTGGCCGCAGAAGCTCTCGGAGCAGCGGACGCTGTACCTCAACCAGTTCACCGGGCGGACCATCACCAACGCCACCGCTGAACACGACGGCGCGCTGTCGCGACTGACCAGCTTCGGGATCGCCATGCACATGGGTAACCAACTCGGGCTGCTGACCCGCATCGTGGCCACTCTCGCGTGCCTCGGGATCCTCGCAAGTGCGTTGACCGGGCTGTTGATGTGGTGGAGTCGTCGTCCCTCCGGACACAGCGGGGTGCCCGGTCCGGTCAGCGATGTCACGCGCGCCAACACGCCGAGGAGTGCGGTGATCGCGGTGTCGCTTGGCGTAGTCGTTCTCGGGATCGTGTTCCCGGTGTTCGGGGTGTCCGTGCTCGTCGTACTCGCGGTGGAAGCCGTCATGGCCAGACGCCCACGGAAGCGTGAGCCCGACACTGCGCGTGATGCTGAGGAGGCGAAGGCGTTTCGCGCTCCTGCCCGGCGTTGCCGCCGCCCGCGGATACCTCGGCCAGTCGCTTCTCGAGTCGGCGCGATGATCCGCCGCTGA
- a CDS encoding ABC transporter ATP-binding protein has translation MLWALLRQYARPYRWLLAIVAVFQLISTLASLYLPTVNAAIIDEGVAKGDLRIIVELGGVMLAVTALQVVCAIGAVFFGSRAGTGVGRDLRSAIFSHVIGFSAEETARFGASSLLTRTTNDVQQIQLLVQLTCTMLITAPIMSIGGIFMAIHQDAGLSWLLLVSVPILAAANYWIVSHLLPIFRRLQRLIDGINRVMREQLSGIRVIRAFAREPFERNRFAEANEALADTALEAGRWQALMLPTTTLVINISSVALIWFGGLRIDAGEMQVGSLIAFLSYFMQILMAVLLATFILVVIPRASVCADRITEVLSTEPQITGPQQPVRPAAISGEIRLDGASFSYPGAERPVLQDVSLIARPGTTTAIVGSTGSGKSTLVALICRLYDVTAGSVSVDDVDVRDFDPEQLWAAIGVVPQRGYLFSGTVADNLQLGAAPGQVASEDEMWRALKVAAADDFVRAHPDGLAMRVAQGGINFSGGQRQRLAIARAVIRRPAIYLFDDAFSALDVRTDARVRAALREVAGDATVVIVSQRISTVAQADQIVVIDDGRVLGVGSHETLVTQCPEYAEFVDSQALGAGAP, from the coding sequence ATGTTGTGGGCGCTGCTGCGACAGTACGCGCGGCCATACCGGTGGCTGCTCGCGATCGTGGCGGTGTTTCAGTTGATCAGCACGCTGGCATCGCTGTACCTACCGACGGTCAATGCCGCGATCATCGACGAGGGCGTCGCCAAGGGCGACCTGCGCATCATCGTCGAACTCGGCGGGGTGATGCTCGCGGTCACCGCACTACAGGTGGTCTGCGCGATCGGCGCGGTGTTCTTCGGATCGCGAGCAGGCACTGGCGTCGGCCGTGACCTCCGGTCGGCGATCTTCTCCCACGTCATCGGCTTCTCGGCCGAGGAGACGGCACGATTCGGCGCGTCGTCACTGCTCACCAGGACCACCAACGACGTCCAGCAGATCCAGCTGCTCGTACAGCTGACCTGCACCATGTTGATCACTGCGCCGATCATGTCGATCGGCGGCATCTTCATGGCGATTCATCAGGACGCCGGACTGTCATGGCTGCTTCTGGTGAGCGTGCCGATACTGGCTGCCGCCAACTACTGGATCGTGTCCCATCTGCTACCGATCTTCCGGCGTTTGCAACGGCTGATCGATGGCATCAACCGCGTCATGCGTGAACAACTCTCCGGCATCCGGGTGATCCGCGCCTTTGCGCGAGAACCGTTCGAACGCAACCGATTCGCGGAGGCCAACGAGGCGCTGGCGGACACCGCGCTGGAGGCCGGCCGGTGGCAGGCGTTGATGCTGCCGACGACCACGCTCGTCATCAACATCTCCAGCGTCGCGTTGATCTGGTTCGGCGGCTTGCGCATCGACGCGGGCGAGATGCAGGTCGGCTCCCTGATCGCGTTCCTGTCCTACTTCATGCAGATCCTGATGGCGGTGCTGCTTGCAACCTTCATCCTGGTCGTCATCCCCCGAGCCTCCGTATGCGCCGACCGCATCACCGAAGTGCTGTCCACCGAACCCCAGATCACCGGTCCGCAGCAGCCCGTACGTCCGGCCGCAATCTCCGGGGAGATCCGCTTGGACGGTGCGTCGTTCAGTTACCCGGGTGCCGAGCGTCCTGTGCTGCAAGATGTTTCGCTGATCGCGCGGCCGGGGACGACGACGGCGATCGTCGGATCGACGGGCTCGGGCAAGTCGACGTTGGTGGCGCTGATCTGCCGGCTGTACGACGTGACGGCCGGTTCGGTAAGCGTCGACGACGTCGACGTACGCGACTTCGATCCCGAACAACTGTGGGCGGCGATCGGCGTGGTGCCCCAGCGCGGATATCTGTTCTCGGGAACGGTCGCCGACAATCTGCAGCTGGGCGCGGCCCCAGGACAGGTGGCATCCGAGGACGAGATGTGGCGTGCGCTGAAGGTGGCGGCCGCCGACGACTTCGTGCGCGCGCACCCCGACGGACTGGCCATGCGGGTCGCTCAGGGCGGCATCAACTTCTCGGGCGGTCAGCGTCAGCGGTTGGCGATTGCGCGTGCGGTCATCCGCCGTCCCGCGATCTATCTCTTCGACGATGCGTTCTCTGCGCTCGACGTGCGGACCGACGCGCGGGTGCGCGCCGCCCTGCGGGAGGTGGCAGGCGACGCCACGGTGGTGATTGTCTCCCAGCGCATTTCGACCGTGGCCCAGGCAGACCAGATCGTCGTCATCGATGACGGTCGCGTCCTGGGCGTCGGCAGCCACGAGACGCTGGTGACGCAATGCCCTGAGTACGCGGAGTTCGTGGACTCGCAAGCCTTGGGGGCTGGTGCGCCGTGA